Proteins from one Chaetodon auriga isolate fChaAug3 chromosome 19, fChaAug3.hap1, whole genome shotgun sequence genomic window:
- the abl1 gene encoding tyrosine-protein kinase ABL1 isoform X2 gives MKMLEICLKLVGCKSKKGLSSSSSCYLEEALQRPDFEGQGLTEAARWNSKENLLAGPSENDPNLFVALYDFVASGDNTLSITKGEKLRVLGYNHNGEWCEAQTKNGQGWVPSNYITPVNSLEKHSWYHGPVSRNAAEYLLSSGINGSFLVRESESSPGQRSISLRYEGRVYHYRINTASDGKLYVSSESRFNTLAELVHHHSTVADGLITTLHYPAPKRNKPTIYGVSPNYDKWEMERTDITMKHKLGGGQYGEVYEGVWKKYNLTVAVKTLKEDTMEVEEFLKEAAVMKEIKHPNLVQLLGVCTREPPFYIITEFMTHGNLLDYLRECNREEVNAVVLLHMATQISSAMEYLEKKNFIHRDLAARNCLVGENHLVKVADFGLSRLMTGDTYTAHAGAKFPIKWTAPESLAYNKFSIKSDVWAFGVLLWEIATYGMSPYPGIDLSQVYELLEKDYRMDRPEGCPEKVYELMTACWRWNPSERPSFAETHQAFETMFQESSISDEVEKELGKKGKKATLGPIQQAPELPTKTRTLRKNMDNRDGDSPDPVEPEAAVSSPMLPRKERPLLDSNLNEDDRLLPKDKDKTRGSGFLSLIKKKKKNAPAPPKRSSSFREMDVHHERRGMTPDPRDSDSFNNGASLAINDVTHGLDSAKFLSTNNNGAGGITNGAPTYPGPLFPRKKGAPAVPGPGGKAATTPPSEEESMSNSKRFLWSSSIPTSSDGTEWKSVTLPRDLGQRHFDSGTFGGKPALPRKRTSEQKGENAPRMGTLTPPPRLNTSSDVSSAFLGKDTDPSPGSSPQALTPKVVRRPGLSGLENSKTSALHAELLKPNVFPALGAAGEECRARRHKHTVDSSSVRERGKLQKPKPAPPPPPTNAKTGKVSRSPTQEAPSPSSTTSDIKAKGLPSVSESHHTTTASDQARSPLSEGSKKLPLGSTSKPQPLKTSTSSSSVTTSLSSQSLGGFSSSLTSPGDQSSPTAFIPLMNSRRSLRKTATRQASERTPNSAVTREMVLEGTELLRAAICRNSEQTGSHSAVLEAGKNLSKYCMSYVDSIQQMRNKFAFREAINKLESSLRELQICPTATGGANSQQDFSKLLSSVKEISDIVQR, from the exons atgaaaatgttggaGATATGCCTGAAATTGGTGGGGTGTAAATCTAAGAAAGgcctctcgtcctcctccagctgttaCTTGGAAG aagcTCTCCAGAGACCAGACTTCGAGGGTCAGGGTCTGACAGAAGCGGCCCGCTGGAACTCCAAAGAGAACCTGTTGGCTGGACCCAGCGAGAATGACCCCAACCTGTTCGTCGCACTCTATGATTTCGTGGCCAGTGGTGACAACACGCTCAGCATCACCAAAG GAGAGAAGCTGCGCGTGCTGGGTTACAACCACAATGGCGAGTGGTGTGAGGCACAGACCAAGAATGGCCAGGGTTGGGTGCCGTCCAACTACATCACCCCTGTCAACAGCCTGGAGAAGCACAGCTGGTACCATGGACCTGTGTCACGCAACGCGGCAGAGTACCTGCTCAGCTCGGGCATCAACGGGAGCTTCCTGGTCCGCGAGAGTGAGAGCAGCCCCGGCCAGAGGTCCATTTCTCTGCGGTACGAGGGGAGAGTCTACCATTACAGGATTAACACTGCGTCTGACGGCAAG ctGTACGTCTCGTCAGAGAGCCGTTTCAACACACTGGCGGAGCTGGTGCACCACCATTCCACGGTGGCCGACGGCCTCATCACCACGCTGCACTACCCGGCGCCAAAGCGCAACAAGCCCACAATCTACGGAGTTTCTCCCAACTACGACAAGTGGGAGATGGAGCGCACTGACATTACCATGAAGCACAAGCTGGGAGGGGGCCAGTATGGGGAGGTGTACGAGGGGGTTTGGAAGAAGTACAACCTCACTGTGGCTGTTAAGACACTAAAG GAGGATacgatggaggtggaggagtttCTCAAGGAGGCTGCTGTCATGAAAGAAATCAAACATCCCAACCTGGTACAGCTGTTAG gTGTGTGCACACGGGAGCCACCGTTCTACATTATCACAGAATTCATGACCCATGGTAACCTACTAGACTACCTAAGGGAGTGCAACAGGGAGGAGGTCAATGCAGTGGTGCTGCTCCACATGGCCACGCAGATCTCCTCCGCCATGGAGtacctggagaaaaaaaactttatacACAG GGACTTAGCTGCCCGTAACTGTCTGGTCGGGGAGAACCACCTGGTAAAGGTTGCAGACTTCGGCCTAAGCAGGCTAATGACTGGAGACACCTACACAGCTCACGCTGGGGCCAAGTTCCCCATCAAGTGGACCGCTCCGGAGAGTCTGGCCTACAACAAGTTCTCTATTAAGTCTGATGTCTGGG CATTTGGCGTGCTGCTGTGGGAGATCGCCACCTACGGTATGTCCCCCTACCCCGGCATTGATCTGTCCCAAGTGTatgagctgctggagaaagacTACCGCATGGATCGACCAGAGGGCTGCCCTGAGAAGGTCTATGAGCTCATGACGGCCT GTTGGAGGTGGAACCCCTCTGAGCGTCCATCTTTTGCTGAAACACACCAAGCCTTTGAGACCATGTTCCAGGAGTCCAGCATCTCTGATG AGGTGGAAAAGGAGCTGGGCAAGAAAGGGAAGAAGGCGACATTAGGCCCCATCCAGCAGGCTCCAGAGCTGCCCACCAAAACCAGAACCCTCCGCAAAAACATGGACAACCGGGATGGAGATAGTCCAG ACCCAGTGGAGCCAGAGGCAGCAGTGTCGTCACCCATGCTCCCCAGGAAAGAGCGCCCCCTCCTGGACAGTAACCTGAATGAGGATGACCGCTTGCTAcccaaagacaaagacaagacacGTGGCAGTGGCTTTCTCAGTCTcatcaagaaaaagaaaaagaatgcaCCAGCTCCACCCAAACGCAGCTCCTCTTTCAGAGAGATGGATGTCCACCATGAGAGGCGGGGCATGACTCCAGATCCTCGAGACAGTGACAGCTTCAACAATGGTGCATCTTTGGCCATTAATGACGTCACACATGGCCTTGACTCTGCAAAGTTCCTGAGCACTAACAATAATGGGGCAGGGGGCATCACCAACGGGGCTCCTACATACCCAGGACCTTTGTTTCCCAGGAAGAAGGGAGCACCTGCAGTGCCTGGACCTGGAGGAAAAGCAGCTACAACTCCGCCCAGTGAGGAGGAGTCCATGTCTAACTCAAAGCGTTTCCTCTGGTCCTCTAGCATTCCCACCAGCTCAGATGGCACTGAATGGAAGTCTGTCACACTGCCGCGAGACCTCGGCCAGCGCCACTTTGACTCAGGCACCTTTGGAGGCAAGCCAGCTCTGCCACGCAAGAGAACCAGTGAGCAAAAAGGGGAGAACGCCCCACGAATGGGCACCCTAACTCCCCCACCACGTCTGAACACCTCGTCAGATGTTTCCTCAGCCTTCTTAGGCAAAGACACTGATCCCAGTCCTGGCTCCAGTCCTCAGGCATTAACACCTAAGGTGGTCAGGAGACCAGGGCTGTCGGGGCTGGAGAACTCCAAGACCAGCGCTCTCCACGCTGAGCTTCTCAAGCCCAATGTGTTTCCTGCTTTGGGGGCAGCCGGAGAAGAGTGCAGGGCCCGCAGGCACAAGCACACTGTGGACTCTTCATCTGTCAGGGAAAGAGGAAAGTTACAGAAACCCAAGCCGgccccacctccaccacccacCAATGCCAAAACAGGCAAGGTTTCCCGCAGCCCCACTCAAGAAGCCCCCTCCCCCTCATCCACCACCTCAGACATCAAAGCTAAGGGCCTCCCATCTGTCTCAGAGTCCCACCACACAACCACTGCCAGTGACCAAGCCCGCTCACCTCTCAGTGAGGGCTCCAAGAAGCTGCCCCTGGGCTCCACCTCCAAACCTCAACCGTTAAagacctccacctcctcctcttcagtgaCCACCTCCCTTTCCAGCCAAAGCCTAGGAggcttctcttcctccctcacctcccctGGCGATCAGAGCTCGCCCACTGCTTTCATCCCCCTAATGAACTCACGACGCTCCCTCCGCAAGACTGCAACCCGCCAGGCTTCCGAGCGCACCCCCAACTCTGCCGTTACACGCGAGATGGTGCTAGAAGGCACGGAGCTGCTCCGTGCAGCCATTTGCCGCAACTCCGAGCAGACGGGTAGCCACAGTGCTGTGCTGGAGGCCGGCAAGAACCTGTCGAAGTACTGCATGAGCTACGTTGACTCCATACAGCAGATGAGGAACAAGTTTGCCTTCCGCGAGGCCATTAACAAGCTCGAGAGCAGCCTGCGGGAGCTGCAAATCTGCCCCACCGCCACAGGGGGCGCCAACTCACAGCAGGACTTCAGCAAGCTGCTGTCCTCCGTCAAAGAGATCAGTGACATTGTTCAGAGGTAG
- the abl1 gene encoding tyrosine-protein kinase ABL1 isoform X1 has protein sequence MGQQPGKFVGDQRRPSLPAFIKGGKRESTRHGTQPCNVFAVHEALQRPDFEGQGLTEAARWNSKENLLAGPSENDPNLFVALYDFVASGDNTLSITKGEKLRVLGYNHNGEWCEAQTKNGQGWVPSNYITPVNSLEKHSWYHGPVSRNAAEYLLSSGINGSFLVRESESSPGQRSISLRYEGRVYHYRINTASDGKLYVSSESRFNTLAELVHHHSTVADGLITTLHYPAPKRNKPTIYGVSPNYDKWEMERTDITMKHKLGGGQYGEVYEGVWKKYNLTVAVKTLKEDTMEVEEFLKEAAVMKEIKHPNLVQLLGVCTREPPFYIITEFMTHGNLLDYLRECNREEVNAVVLLHMATQISSAMEYLEKKNFIHRDLAARNCLVGENHLVKVADFGLSRLMTGDTYTAHAGAKFPIKWTAPESLAYNKFSIKSDVWAFGVLLWEIATYGMSPYPGIDLSQVYELLEKDYRMDRPEGCPEKVYELMTACWRWNPSERPSFAETHQAFETMFQESSISDEVEKELGKKGKKATLGPIQQAPELPTKTRTLRKNMDNRDGDSPDPVEPEAAVSSPMLPRKERPLLDSNLNEDDRLLPKDKDKTRGSGFLSLIKKKKKNAPAPPKRSSSFREMDVHHERRGMTPDPRDSDSFNNGASLAINDVTHGLDSAKFLSTNNNGAGGITNGAPTYPGPLFPRKKGAPAVPGPGGKAATTPPSEEESMSNSKRFLWSSSIPTSSDGTEWKSVTLPRDLGQRHFDSGTFGGKPALPRKRTSEQKGENAPRMGTLTPPPRLNTSSDVSSAFLGKDTDPSPGSSPQALTPKVVRRPGLSGLENSKTSALHAELLKPNVFPALGAAGEECRARRHKHTVDSSSVRERGKLQKPKPAPPPPPTNAKTGKVSRSPTQEAPSPSSTTSDIKAKGLPSVSESHHTTTASDQARSPLSEGSKKLPLGSTSKPQPLKTSTSSSSVTTSLSSQSLGGFSSSLTSPGDQSSPTAFIPLMNSRRSLRKTATRQASERTPNSAVTREMVLEGTELLRAAICRNSEQTGSHSAVLEAGKNLSKYCMSYVDSIQQMRNKFAFREAINKLESSLRELQICPTATGGANSQQDFSKLLSSVKEISDIVQR, from the exons aagcTCTCCAGAGACCAGACTTCGAGGGTCAGGGTCTGACAGAAGCGGCCCGCTGGAACTCCAAAGAGAACCTGTTGGCTGGACCCAGCGAGAATGACCCCAACCTGTTCGTCGCACTCTATGATTTCGTGGCCAGTGGTGACAACACGCTCAGCATCACCAAAG GAGAGAAGCTGCGCGTGCTGGGTTACAACCACAATGGCGAGTGGTGTGAGGCACAGACCAAGAATGGCCAGGGTTGGGTGCCGTCCAACTACATCACCCCTGTCAACAGCCTGGAGAAGCACAGCTGGTACCATGGACCTGTGTCACGCAACGCGGCAGAGTACCTGCTCAGCTCGGGCATCAACGGGAGCTTCCTGGTCCGCGAGAGTGAGAGCAGCCCCGGCCAGAGGTCCATTTCTCTGCGGTACGAGGGGAGAGTCTACCATTACAGGATTAACACTGCGTCTGACGGCAAG ctGTACGTCTCGTCAGAGAGCCGTTTCAACACACTGGCGGAGCTGGTGCACCACCATTCCACGGTGGCCGACGGCCTCATCACCACGCTGCACTACCCGGCGCCAAAGCGCAACAAGCCCACAATCTACGGAGTTTCTCCCAACTACGACAAGTGGGAGATGGAGCGCACTGACATTACCATGAAGCACAAGCTGGGAGGGGGCCAGTATGGGGAGGTGTACGAGGGGGTTTGGAAGAAGTACAACCTCACTGTGGCTGTTAAGACACTAAAG GAGGATacgatggaggtggaggagtttCTCAAGGAGGCTGCTGTCATGAAAGAAATCAAACATCCCAACCTGGTACAGCTGTTAG gTGTGTGCACACGGGAGCCACCGTTCTACATTATCACAGAATTCATGACCCATGGTAACCTACTAGACTACCTAAGGGAGTGCAACAGGGAGGAGGTCAATGCAGTGGTGCTGCTCCACATGGCCACGCAGATCTCCTCCGCCATGGAGtacctggagaaaaaaaactttatacACAG GGACTTAGCTGCCCGTAACTGTCTGGTCGGGGAGAACCACCTGGTAAAGGTTGCAGACTTCGGCCTAAGCAGGCTAATGACTGGAGACACCTACACAGCTCACGCTGGGGCCAAGTTCCCCATCAAGTGGACCGCTCCGGAGAGTCTGGCCTACAACAAGTTCTCTATTAAGTCTGATGTCTGGG CATTTGGCGTGCTGCTGTGGGAGATCGCCACCTACGGTATGTCCCCCTACCCCGGCATTGATCTGTCCCAAGTGTatgagctgctggagaaagacTACCGCATGGATCGACCAGAGGGCTGCCCTGAGAAGGTCTATGAGCTCATGACGGCCT GTTGGAGGTGGAACCCCTCTGAGCGTCCATCTTTTGCTGAAACACACCAAGCCTTTGAGACCATGTTCCAGGAGTCCAGCATCTCTGATG AGGTGGAAAAGGAGCTGGGCAAGAAAGGGAAGAAGGCGACATTAGGCCCCATCCAGCAGGCTCCAGAGCTGCCCACCAAAACCAGAACCCTCCGCAAAAACATGGACAACCGGGATGGAGATAGTCCAG ACCCAGTGGAGCCAGAGGCAGCAGTGTCGTCACCCATGCTCCCCAGGAAAGAGCGCCCCCTCCTGGACAGTAACCTGAATGAGGATGACCGCTTGCTAcccaaagacaaagacaagacacGTGGCAGTGGCTTTCTCAGTCTcatcaagaaaaagaaaaagaatgcaCCAGCTCCACCCAAACGCAGCTCCTCTTTCAGAGAGATGGATGTCCACCATGAGAGGCGGGGCATGACTCCAGATCCTCGAGACAGTGACAGCTTCAACAATGGTGCATCTTTGGCCATTAATGACGTCACACATGGCCTTGACTCTGCAAAGTTCCTGAGCACTAACAATAATGGGGCAGGGGGCATCACCAACGGGGCTCCTACATACCCAGGACCTTTGTTTCCCAGGAAGAAGGGAGCACCTGCAGTGCCTGGACCTGGAGGAAAAGCAGCTACAACTCCGCCCAGTGAGGAGGAGTCCATGTCTAACTCAAAGCGTTTCCTCTGGTCCTCTAGCATTCCCACCAGCTCAGATGGCACTGAATGGAAGTCTGTCACACTGCCGCGAGACCTCGGCCAGCGCCACTTTGACTCAGGCACCTTTGGAGGCAAGCCAGCTCTGCCACGCAAGAGAACCAGTGAGCAAAAAGGGGAGAACGCCCCACGAATGGGCACCCTAACTCCCCCACCACGTCTGAACACCTCGTCAGATGTTTCCTCAGCCTTCTTAGGCAAAGACACTGATCCCAGTCCTGGCTCCAGTCCTCAGGCATTAACACCTAAGGTGGTCAGGAGACCAGGGCTGTCGGGGCTGGAGAACTCCAAGACCAGCGCTCTCCACGCTGAGCTTCTCAAGCCCAATGTGTTTCCTGCTTTGGGGGCAGCCGGAGAAGAGTGCAGGGCCCGCAGGCACAAGCACACTGTGGACTCTTCATCTGTCAGGGAAAGAGGAAAGTTACAGAAACCCAAGCCGgccccacctccaccacccacCAATGCCAAAACAGGCAAGGTTTCCCGCAGCCCCACTCAAGAAGCCCCCTCCCCCTCATCCACCACCTCAGACATCAAAGCTAAGGGCCTCCCATCTGTCTCAGAGTCCCACCACACAACCACTGCCAGTGACCAAGCCCGCTCACCTCTCAGTGAGGGCTCCAAGAAGCTGCCCCTGGGCTCCACCTCCAAACCTCAACCGTTAAagacctccacctcctcctcttcagtgaCCACCTCCCTTTCCAGCCAAAGCCTAGGAggcttctcttcctccctcacctcccctGGCGATCAGAGCTCGCCCACTGCTTTCATCCCCCTAATGAACTCACGACGCTCCCTCCGCAAGACTGCAACCCGCCAGGCTTCCGAGCGCACCCCCAACTCTGCCGTTACACGCGAGATGGTGCTAGAAGGCACGGAGCTGCTCCGTGCAGCCATTTGCCGCAACTCCGAGCAGACGGGTAGCCACAGTGCTGTGCTGGAGGCCGGCAAGAACCTGTCGAAGTACTGCATGAGCTACGTTGACTCCATACAGCAGATGAGGAACAAGTTTGCCTTCCGCGAGGCCATTAACAAGCTCGAGAGCAGCCTGCGGGAGCTGCAAATCTGCCCCACCGCCACAGGGGGCGCCAACTCACAGCAGGACTTCAGCAAGCTGCTGTCCTCCGTCAAAGAGATCAGTGACATTGTTCAGAGGTAG
- the rab14l gene encoding ras-related protein Rab-14, with product MATAPYNYSYIFKYIIIGDMGVGKSCLLHQFTEKKFMADCPHTIGVEFGTRIIEVSGQKIKLQIWDTAGQERFRAVTRSYYRGAAGALMVYDITRRSTYNHLSSWLTDARNLTNPNTVIILIGNKADLEAQRDVTYEEAKQFAEENGLLFLEASAKTGENVEDAFLEAAKKIYQNIQDGSLDLNAAESGVQHKPSAPQGGRLTSEPQPQREGCGC from the exons ggGACATGGGGGTAGGGAAGTCATGTTTGCTTCACCAGttcacagaaaagaaat TTATGGCGGACTGCCCCCATACGATTGGCGTGGAGTTTGGTACAAGGATAATCGAGGTGAGCGGCCAGAAGATCAAGCTGCAGATTTGGGACACAGCGGGACAAGAGCGCTTCAGGGCCGTCACCCGCTCCTACTACCGTGGAGCCGCAGGGGCGCTCATGGTCTACGACATCACCAG GAGAAGCACGTACAACCACCTCAGCAGCTGGCTGACTGATGCCAGAAACCTCACCAACCCCAATACT GTGATCATTCTCATAGGAAACAAAGCAGACCTGGAGGCCCAGAGGGACGTCACGTATGAGGAAGCAAAGCAGTTTGCTGAGGAGAACG GTCTGTTGTTTCTGGAAGCCAGTGCAAAAAC AGGTGAAAACGTTGAGGACGCCTTCCTGGAAGCTGCGAAGAAGATCTACCAGAACATCCAAGATGGCAGCCTGGACCTGAACGCCGCCGAGTCGGGGGTCCAGCACAAGCCCTCGGCCCCTCAGGGCGGCCGGCTAACCAGCGAACCACAGCCCCAGAGGGAAGGCTGCGGCTGCTAA